From Numenius arquata chromosome 4, bNumArq3.hap1.1, whole genome shotgun sequence, a single genomic window includes:
- the ZBTB14 gene encoding zinc finger and BTB domain-containing protein 14, whose translation MRTLGRAGPARRPQQRGRAAAAWRRLGRRQRRGGRRARAVGAGGVGGVEEGGRKQAGGAPSPPPPTSPRSPVRRRRAGGSAGLAPERGWLLLAGAPDDGPGARAASPCRRAAPAARGFPWRRRRRAGPRRLGRAEPRREPACAASSPAGAWSRRAPGPPLRWRARRSAPSRCALSRGEAPNVSGTAAVGAAPTVTTPDIFHLPVPRSRCGNGSVKTCVCEFFISMSETIKYNDDDHKTVFLKTLNEQRLEGEFCDIAIVVEDVKFRAHRCVLAACSTYFKKLFKKLEVDSSSVIEIDFLRSDIFEEVLNYMYTAKISVKKEDVNLMMSSGQILGIRFLDKLCSQKRDVSSPEENTQSKSKYCLKINRPMGEPNDTQDDEVEEIGDHDDSPSDVTVEGTPPSQEDGKSPTTTLRVQEAILKELGSEEVRKVNCYGQEVEPMETTESKDLGSQTPQALTFNDGISEVKDEQTPGWTTAAGDMKFEYLLYGHREHIVCQACGKTFSDEARLRKHEKLHTADRPFVCEMCTKGFTTQAHLKEHLKIHTGYKPYSCEVCGKSFIRAPDLKKHERVHSNERPFACHMCDKAFKHKSHLKDHERRHRGEKPFVCSSCTKAFAKASDLKRHENNMHSERKQVTTANSIQSETEQLQAAAMAAEAEQQLETIACS comes from the exons ATGCGCACGTTGGGGCGCGCGGGCCCCGCGCGGCGGCCGCAACAAAGGGGGCGCGCGGCCGCGGCCTGGCGGCGCCTcggccggcggcagcggcggggcgggcgccgcgCGAGAGCCGTTggggcgggaggggtggggggcgttgaggagggagggaggaagcaagCCGGGGGGGCGCCTTCGCCGCCTCCGCCGACGTCCCCGCGCAGCCCCGTGAGGCGTCGGCGGGCGGGGGGAAGCGCCGGGCTCGCTCCGGAGAGAGGCTGGCTGCTGCTCGCGGGCGCCCCTGACGacgggccgggagcgcgggcggCGTCTCCCTGCCGCAGGGCCGCGCCGGCAGCCCGCGGGTTcccgtggcggcggcggcggcgagcggggccgcggcggctcGGCAGGGCCGAGCCCCGCCGGGAACCCGCCTGCGCCGCGTCCTCGCCGGCGGGTGCGTGGAGCAGGCGTGCGCCTGGGCCGCCTCTGCGGTGGCGGGCACGACGGTCGGCGCCGAGCCGGTGCGCCCTCAGCCGTGGCGAGGCACCGAACGTGTCTGGGACGGCGGCGGTAGGAGCTGCACCAACAGTTACAACCCCAGACATAttccacctccctgtcccccgtTCCCGCTGTGGTAACGGTAGTGTGAAaacttgtgtgtgt GAGTTTTTCATCAGTATGTCTGAAACCATTAAATATAATGACGACGATCACAAAACTGTGTtcctgaaaacattaaatgaacaACGTTTGGAAGGAGAATTTTGTGACATAGCTATCGTGGTTGAAGATGTTAAATTCAGAGCACATAGATGTGTCCTTGCTGCCTGCAGTACCTActtcaaaaagcttttcaaaaaacTGGAAGTTGATAGTTCATCAGTAATAGAAATAGATTTTCTTCGTTCTGATATTTTTGAAGAAGTTCTCAATTACATGTATACTGCAAAGATTTCTGTTAAGAAAGAGGATGTAAACTTGATGATGTCTTCAGGCCAGATTCTTGGTATTCGATTTCTGGATAAACTCTGCTCTCAGAAACGTGATGTGTCTAGTCCTGAAGAAAACACACAGTCCAAAAGCAAGTACTGTCTAAAAATAAACCGTCCTATGGGGGAACCTAATGATACCCAAGACGATGAGGTGGAAGAAATTGGAGATCATGATGATAGTCCATCAGATGTGACAGTGGAAGGAACTCCCCCAAGTCAGGAAGATGGAAAATCACCTACCACTACCCTGAGAGTGCAAGAGGCAATTCTGAAAGAGTTGGGAAGTGAAGAGGTTCGAAAAGTAAACTGCTATGGCCAAGAAGTAGAGCCTATGGAAACAACCGAATCAAAAGACTTAGGATCTCAGACTCCTCAGGCTTTGACATTTAATGATGGCATAAGTGAAGTGAAAGATGAACAAACACCAGGCTGGACCACAGCGGCTGGGGATATGAAGTTTGAGTATTTGCTTTACGGTCACAGGGAACACATTGTATGTCAAGCTTGTGGTAAGACCTTTTCTGATGAAGCGCGACTGAGGAAACATGAAAAGCTGCACACTGCTGATAGACCATTTGTTTGTGAAATGTGTACAAAGGGCTTCACCACGCAAGCTCATTTGAAAGAGCACCTGAAAATACACACAGGTTACAAGCCTTACAGTTGTGAGGTATGTGGAAAGTCTTTCATTCGTGCACCAGATCTAAAAAAGCATGAAAGAGTTCACAGTAATGAGAGGCCATTTGCATGCCATATGTGTGATAAAGCTTTCAAGCACAAGTCCCACCTCAAAGACCATGAAAGAAGACACCGAGGAGAGAAACCTTTTGTCTGCAGTTCCTGCACTAAAGCATTTGCTAAAGCATCTGATCTAAAAAGGCATGAGAACAATAtgcacagtgaaagaaaacaagttaCTACAGCCAATTCCATCCAGAGTGAAACAGAACAGTTACAGGCAGCAGCTATGgctgctgaagcagagcagcaATTAGAAACTATAGCTTGTAGTTAA